Below is a genomic region from Methanosphaera sp. ISO3-F5.
TTCTTTCCTAGCACCTGTAGTACCCATCACTGAAGCTATATAAATAAATCCTCCAACAATTTTAGTTATTTCTTTAAGCCTATCATTACTTGTTGCTTGAGAAACTATGAAAATTTGTTCCAAACCATTAGTATTCGCTGCATTTATCGCATCTTCTGCTTCTTCTGGAGGAAGATCAGCTATGAGCACAGCATTCACACCCACTTCACTTAGTTTTCTATAAAAATCATTAATTCCATATTTATAAACTAAATTATAATATAATAATAATCCGAAAGGTTTATCCGTGTATTCTCTTAATTCCTTTAAGAACTTAAAACATTTTTCAACAGTCATTCCACCTTTAAAAGCTCTTAAATCAGCATTTTGAACACTAGGTCCATCAGCCACAGGATCCGAAAATGGAAAACCAATTTCCAATGCATCTGCACCATTATCAACTAAAGTTTTAGCTATTCGGAGTGAAGTATCATAGTTAGGATCACCAGCAACAATAAAAGGAATAAACACTCCCTCATTTTCCTGTATAGTTTTATTAAAAATTGTATCATAACTTTGTTTGTTCATATTTCCACCCCTAACTCTTTAGCAACAGTAAACATATCCTTATCTCCTCTACCAGATAAGTTAACAATTATTGTTTTTCCTTTATTCTCTTCCATTTTAGCATATTTAACCGCATAAGCCAGAGCATGTGAACTTTCCAGTGCAGGTATAATTCCTTCAGTTTCACAAAGCAATTGTAAAGCATCTAATGCTTCCGAATTATTAATTGGCACATACTGTGCTCTGTTAATACTATGTAAGTATGCATGTTCCGGGCCTACACCAGGATAATCTAATCCGGCCGATACACTGCTTGTTTCACTAATTTGACCATCATCATTTTGTAAAACTAGTGATAAAGAGCCATGAAGAATTCCTTCCGTTCCATTAGTTATTGTAGCACCATGTTTTAAAGTGTCAGTTCCTTCTCCACCAGCCTCTACACCAATAAGATCCACATCTTCATCATCAACAAATCCACTGAAAATTCCCATGGCATTACTTCCACCACCAACACAAGCAATTACTGTGTCAGGTAATTTTCCTTCAAGCTCAAGTATCTGTTCACGAGCTTCTTTTCCTATAACACTTTGGAAGTATTTAACCATTGTTGGATATGGATGAGGACCCATTGTTGTACCAATAAGATAATGTGTCGTTTCTAAATTTGAAATCCAGTACCTGAATGCCTCGTTAATTGAATCTTTAAGGGTTTTTGATCCCATATCAACAGGTATTACTTCTGCACCTGATAATTCCATACGAAATACATTAAGTTTTTGTCTTTCAACATCTGTAGATCCCATGAAAACTTTAACTTTCATCCCTAATTTGGCTCCAATAACTGCTGTTGCTATTCCATGTTGACCGGCACCAGTTTCAGCGATAAGTTCTGTTTTTCCCATATACTTTGCTAATAAACCTTGTCCTATTGCATTGTTTATTTTATGTGCACCAGTATGTAACATGTCTTCTCTTTTAAGATATATTTTACAACCCAATTTATCAGATAGGTTTTCTGCATAATATAATCCACTTGGTCTACCTGCAAATTCTTTAAGATAAAATTCAAGTTCTTCCAGGAATTTTTCATCATCCTTAAACTTATAGAATGCATCTTCTAATTCTTCTATTGCTGGAATAAGTAATTCTGGTATGAATATTCCACCATATTTTCCAAATTTTCCATCATATTTCATATTATCACGTTTCATTAACTAATTTTACTATTTTTTTTATTTTTTGGATATTTTTTCGTCCGGGTGTATTTTCTACTCCGCTATTTAAATCTATTCGGTTAAAGTAGTGTAATTTGTCTTGAATACTTTCCAAGTACTCGAGATTTAATCCACCTGCTAAAGTAACTTCAGTATTTCCGTTTTCTTTTTTAATTATTTGACTTGCTTTTATCGCAGTTTCTATTGGAATCTGTGTATTTGTTCCTCCAGTAAGTCCTCCTTTAATATAATCGAGTAAGATGTTATCAGAGTATAATGCATATTTCTTCAATTCCATCATTTTATTTGCATTTAAAGTATTTTGTAGTCCTATAACTTTTGTTGTATTAACGTATCTCATATTGTATTGATTTAACCATTTTATATACCGAATATCAAAATTATTTAGTGAATGTAATTGTATGTTGGATATTTGTGTATTACTTATACTAGTTATAACTTCATAAGCATTTTTGGGTTCTAATACGAGTGTTGATAATCCTTTATCATTAATATGCTTTTGAAGATTATTTATTTCATCTATTGTAATGTATCTTTTTGATCTTCTGATATTTATAAAACCTATGTGGTCAATATTTAATTTTGCTAACTTATTTGTTTCTTTTATATTGGTCATTCCACATACTTTTATTTTAATGGTCATAATTGTATTCTCCTTTATTTTTGTAGAGCTTTACTTAATTGTGTTATGTATTGTGTAATTTCTTCATCATTTTTTCCTTTTAATATACTTGTTCCCACTAGTATTGCATCTGCTCCGTAACTTTTTAATTGCATAGCATCATTAACATTTTGCACCCCACTTTCAGAGATTAAATAATTTGGGACGTATTGTTTTAGTTTTCTGGTAGTTTCTAGGTCTATGCTGAGTGTGGATAAGTTTCTATTATTTATTCCAATAATTTTTGGATTTAATTCTTCTGTTTCTTCAATGTCTTTTTTTGAATGGCATTCTACAATTGCATCTAAACCAAGATCTTCTGTTATACTTAAGTATTCCTCTATGTTCGGACATATTCCTGTTATTAGGAGTATGCAACTTGCATTGTTTAGTGCTGCTTCATATATCATGTATTCATCAATTACGAAGTCTTTTCGTAGTAATGGTTTATCTGTTAGTTGTTCTGCTTTTCTGAAATTGTTTAGGCTACTTTTAAAGTATGATTCTTCTGTTAGGATGGATATCATATCTACGGGGTTTGAATCATATAATGGTATAACTTCTTCTGGTTTTAGGGTGCTGATATTTCCTTGTGATGGACTTGCTGGTTTGTATTCTGCTACTAGTTTTGTTGATGTTTTATCTTTTAGCTTTTCTTGAAATCTGAATTTGTTGTCTGTGGTTGAAGTATGGTCTTCTGCTTCTTTTTTCATCTCTGTTAGTGTTTTTTTATTTTTTTGTTGAGATAGTATTTTTCTTTTGTTCATCAGTATTTTTTCAATTATGTTCATGTTACCAAATCAACCTTGTAATTCTAAGAAATTTTTTATTATTGTTTCACCATATGAACTTCCTATTGATTCTGGATGGAATTGTAATCCATAAGTAGGATATTTTTTATGTTCAATTGACATGATTATGTTATCTTTGGTTTTACTGGTAACTTTAATATCATTTGGTATGTATGTGCTGTCACAAATTAATGAATGGTAACGTATTATTTCAAATTCCTCTGGAACATCATGAAATATGTCTGATTTCGTATGGATTATTGTGTCTTTTTTACCATGTACTGGTAAATGGTTAATAATTTTTCCACCATATTCAATGAAAATACCTTGATGACCAAGACAAACACCCAGTATTGGAATATTTTTAAATTCTTCTATTACATCTCCACATACTCCAAAGTCTCGTTTAATGTTAGGATTTCCTGGGCCTGGTGATATGATGATATGGGATGGTTTAAGTGTTCTGATTTCTGCAATTGTAATTTCATCGTTTCTTTTTACAATGATATCTTCTGTGAATTTGCTTACTAACTGATATAAATTGTATGTGAATGAATCATAATTATCAATAATCAGTATCATTGAGACACCTCTACGCCTGATTCTTTTAATGCTTGTACTATTGCTTGTCTTTTCCTTTTACATTCTTCATATTCTGATGTTGGTATTGAATCGTATACTATGCCTGCACCTGCTTGTATTTCTGCTCTTTGGCCATATGTTGTTAATGTTCTTATTGTTATTGCAAAGTCTGCATTTCCATTTAATGAGAAGTATCCTACAGCTCCTCCGTAGGGTCCTCTTGCATATTTTTCTTTTTGATTTATTATTTCCATTGCTCTTATTTTTGGAGCACCACTTAAAGTGCCTGCGGGGAATAATGATATGAAAGCATCTATGGCATCTAAGTTTTCTGCTATTTCTCCGGTCACATGGCTTACAATATGTTGTACGTGGGAAAATTTTTTTATATCATAGAATTCTTCTACTTTCACAGAATCTTTTCTGCTTATTTTTCCTATATCATTTCTTGCAAGATCGACTAACATTAAATGTTCTGCTAATTCTTTTTCATCATTGAGTAGTGATTCTTCTAATTCTTGATCTTCTTTTTCATTTTTTCCTCTTGGTCTTGTCCCTGCTATTGGGTAAGATTCAACTATGCCTTTTTCTAGTCTCATTAACATTTCGGGGCTGGATCCGATTATTTCTCTTTCTCCTAGTTTTATATGGTACATGTATGGTGAAGGATTTATTTCTCTTAAATGTTCATATAATGGCAGTTTACTTCCCTTTAACACGATATTTTCTGCATTGGATATTACTGATTGAAATATTTCTCCTTCTGTAATTAAGTTTTTAGTTTCTACTACTTTTTCTTCGTATTCGTTCTGATTCAGGTCTTCGTCTAGTATTTTATATTCTAGTATGCCGTTGCTGTGTTCTTGGTTATATATTCTGTATATTAGTTCTCGTCTGTCTTCGTTTAGTGTTGTGTATTCACATTTGTTGTTGATGTTGTCATATACTATGCAGTCTAGGAATAGTCCGAATTCGAAGTCTGGGTATATGCTGTTGTGTGTTGGTATTTGTTCGAAGTATTTTATTGATTCGTATGATACGTATCCTAGTAGTCCGCCTCTGAATCCTTCTTCTTTGTATTCGTTATTTATTAATTCTTTTAAATCTAATAATGGATTTTCTGATTCGTATTTTATTGTATTTGTGTCTGTTGTTATTGTTACTTTGTTGTTATGTGCTGTTATTTTTGCTACTGGGTTGAATCCTATTATTGAGTATCTTGCTAGTCCATTGTCTGATTCCATGGATTCTAGTAGGAATGTGTCCTTGTAGTTGTAGTATAGGTTTTTAAATAGTTTGAATGGGTTGTTTATTTTAATGTTCATTGTTTTTGGTTTTTTAATTAGTTTTTTGATTTTGCCAAAAATATTCACCTTTGTTCATTTTTTTTTCCACCTTTTGGTTTTCTATTATAAAGTTACATCAATGTTATATTTAAAGCTTTGTTGTATAAATTTATACATTAAATATATAAGTTATACAACACATAATAATAATTAACAAAAAAGAGGAAAAAAGAACATGTGGAAAACAACACTAGAAAAATTCAACAAATACCCATCACAACAAAAAGTAATCAAAAAAATGTTACAATTAGGATTAAGAGTAGGAGAAGATAAAAAAATATACTGTAATGATGTAGAGATAAACATATCATCATTAGCAAAATCAATAGAAACCGACAGAAGAGTAGTAGTATCCACAGTAAACAACATATTAAAAAACAAAAATTTAAAAAAACTATTCACAAACATACAATCAGCAGGACCAGTACTATCAAACATATCAGAAGAATTAGGACTAGGAGTAATAGAAATAGAAGGAGACGGACAACAAATAGGAATATTAAACAAAATCACAGAAATGCTAGCCAACCAACAAATAAGCATAAGACAAGTATATGCAACAGATCCCGAATTATCAAGCAGACCCCATGTAACAATCATCACCAATAAACAAGTAGATGGAACAATAATACCTCTGTTACTAAATATTAACGGCGTCTCTAAAGTCTCAATGTATTAACAAAGTAATAAAAAAGATTAAAATCGTCATCATTTCTCAATCTTAGATTACATATAAATAGTAATAATAATATAACATTAAATAATTAAATTGATAAAATAAAAAAAAATTATATTATGTTAATTATTTATTATTAGGAGGATAAGGTATATGTGTATAGCAGCACCTGCAAAAATATTAGAAATAAATAACAATGTAGCTACTTGTGATTTTGGTGGGGTAAAACAAGAAGCAAAATTAGACTTAGTTGAAGCTGACATAGGAAGTTACGTACTCATACACTCAGGATACGCAATAGAAGTACTAACAGAAGAAGCAGCAAAAGAATCAATAGACACTTGGAATGATTTACTACAAGAATTAGAAGATGAATAAGTAAATCATCTTATTTTTACTCTTTATTATAATTACTACTTTTTATTATCATTTACATTATTAAATTCAATAAAACAAGTTTTAAAACTATTTTTAAATATTAAGATTAAATAAAAAAAATTGCTCTTTAAAATTAGTTAAATGTTAAATTAAATGGGCACGCTGGGATTCGAACCCAGGACCTCACGGTTATCAGCCGTGCGCGCTAACCAAGCTGAGCCACGCGCCCTAATATAAAAATAATGTAATGTTCCTTACTATGCAAGCAACTATTACTATATTGTATTGTCTTAATATATATACTTAATGGTTTATAGTACACATAAAAAAATTTTATAAAATAGATTAAAATATCTATTCTTCTTTATTAATCATTTCATTAATGGTATCAGCCATCATATGATCAATAACAGTAATTTCAGCTAAATCAATTTCATCTAATTTTTCAACTTCTAATTTAGCAGCCATAGCAATATTTGCAACACTCATACAACCAGGATTAGTAGGTTTAATGGTAATTTTTGCATTTTTATCTTCAACTTCAACATTTTGTACTAGTCCCATATCAACTATACTAATACCCATATGAGGATCTGCAATACGTGCTAATTTATCATTAATTTGTTGTTTAATTTCTGCTTCTGCCATTTATATCTCTCCATTAATATATATTATATATATTATCTGCATCATTAAATATACTTTTTGTAACAAAACTATTTAAGTTGGTGTCTAATTTTAACCCCAACACCTTTATCTGCTTTAACTAATTCATCACCATTCATCATAGATTTACCTACACCCACAACAACATCATCCTTAATAACAACAACTTCATCATTAGGAATAATATTTGAATCAGCATCCTCAATACCGGGTGTAAACAACGTGTTTGATTGTAAATCAAAATTGATAAATACTCTATTAATTTTTTCTTCCCTAAGAATTTCACCAGCAGGTAAATTTAAAGTATAAAGACCAGTTTCAAAATGTAATGTAGCATATTGAACTTTATCAGACAATATCATAGTATTAAACCGGCCCCTAGTCTGAACATTATCTGGAATAAGTTTATCAGCTTTTTTAGT
It encodes:
- the trpB gene encoding tryptophan synthase subunit beta, with translation MKYDGKFGKYGGIFIPELLIPAIEELEDAFYKFKDDEKFLEELEFYLKEFAGRPSGLYYAENLSDKLGCKIYLKREDMLHTGAHKINNAIGQGLLAKYMGKTELIAETGAGQHGIATAVIGAKLGMKVKVFMGSTDVERQKLNVFRMELSGAEVIPVDMGSKTLKDSINEAFRYWISNLETTHYLIGTTMGPHPYPTMVKYFQSVIGKEAREQILELEGKLPDTVIACVGGGSNAMGIFSGFVDDEDVDLIGVEAGGEGTDTLKHGATITNGTEGILHGSLSLVLQNDDGQISETSSVSAGLDYPGVGPEHAYLHSINRAQYVPINNSEALDALQLLCETEGIIPALESSHALAYAVKYAKMEENKGKTIIVNLSGRGDKDMFTVAKELGVEI
- the trpA gene encoding tryptophan synthase subunit alpha; this encodes MNKQSYDTIFNKTIQENEGVFIPFIVAGDPNYDTSLRIAKTLVDNGADALEIGFPFSDPVADGPSVQNADLRAFKGGMTVEKCFKFLKELREYTDKPFGLLLYYNLVYKYGINDFYRKLSEVGVNAVLIADLPPEEAEDAINAANTNGLEQIFIVSQATSNDRLKEITKIVGGFIYIASVMGTTGARKEVEHNTTELIKRIREHTRIPLCVGFGISEPEHVHKVLDAGADGAIVGSALINIIEEYLDNETVMIREISDYMKKMKEATRGN
- a CDS encoding aminodeoxychorismate/anthranilate synthase component II; this translates as MILIIDNYDSFTYNLYQLVSKFTEDIIVKRNDEITIAEIRTLKPSHIIISPGPGNPNIKRDFGVCGDVIEEFKNIPILGVCLGHQGIFIEYGGKIINHLPVHGKKDTIIHTKSDIFHDVPEEFEIIRYHSLICDSTYIPNDIKVTSKTKDNIIMSIEHKKYPTYGLQFHPESIGSSYGETIIKNFLELQG
- a CDS encoding indole-3-glycerol-phosphate synthase, with product MNIIEKILMNKRKILSQQKNKKTLTEMKKEAEDHTSTTDNKFRFQEKLKDKTSTKLVAEYKPASPSQGNISTLKPEEVIPLYDSNPVDMISILTEESYFKSSLNNFRKAEQLTDKPLLRKDFVIDEYMIYEAALNNASCILLITGICPNIEEYLSITEDLGLDAIVECHSKKDIEETEELNPKIIGINNRNLSTLSIDLETTRKLKQYVPNYLISESGVQNVNDAMQLKSYGADAILVGTSILKGKNDEEITQYITQLSKALQK
- a CDS encoding metal-sulfur cluster assembly factor; translated protein: MAEAEIKQQINDKLARIADPHMGISIVDMGLVQNVEVEDKNAKITIKPTNPGCMSVANIAMAAKLEVEKLDEIDLAEITVIDHMMADTINEMINKEE
- a CDS encoding HypC/HybG/HupF family hydrogenase formation chaperone, which produces MCIAAPAKILEINNNVATCDFGGVKQEAKLDLVEADIGSYVLIHSGYAIEVLTEEAAKESIDTWNDLLQELEDE
- a CDS encoding phosphoribosylanthranilate isomerase, whose product is MTIKIKVCGMTNIKETNKLAKLNIDHIGFINIRRSKRYITIDEINNLQKHINDKGLSTLVLEPKNAYEVITSISNTQISNIQLHSLNNFDIRYIKWLNQYNMRYVNTTKVIGLQNTLNANKMMELKKYALYSDNILLDYIKGGLTGGTNTQIPIETAIKASQIIKKENGNTEVTLAGGLNLEYLESIQDKLHYFNRIDLNSGVENTPGRKNIQKIKKIVKLVNET
- a CDS encoding amino acid-binding protein codes for the protein MWKTTLEKFNKYPSQQKVIKKMLQLGLRVGEDKKIYCNDVEINISSLAKSIETDRRVVVSTVNNILKNKNLKKLFTNIQSAGPVLSNISEELGLGVIEIEGDGQQIGILNKITEMLANQQISIRQVYATDPELSSRPHVTIITNKQVDGTIIPLLLNINGVSKVSMY
- a CDS encoding anthranilate synthase component I family protein codes for the protein MNIFGKIKKLIKKPKTMNIKINNPFKLFKNLYYNYKDTFLLESMESDNGLARYSIIGFNPVAKITAHNNKVTITTDTNTIKYESENPLLDLKELINNEYKEEGFRGGLLGYVSYESIKYFEQIPTHNSIYPDFEFGLFLDCIVYDNINNKCEYTTLNEDRRELIYRIYNQEHSNGILEYKILDEDLNQNEYEEKVVETKNLITEGEIFQSVISNAENIVLKGSKLPLYEHLREINPSPYMYHIKLGEREIIGSSPEMLMRLEKGIVESYPIAGTRPRGKNEKEDQELEESLLNDEKELAEHLMLVDLARNDIGKISRKDSVKVEEFYDIKKFSHVQHIVSHVTGEIAENLDAIDAFISLFPAGTLSGAPKIRAMEIINQKEKYARGPYGGAVGYFSLNGNADFAITIRTLTTYGQRAEIQAGAGIVYDSIPTSEYEECKRKRQAIVQALKESGVEVSQ